The region tcgttgaagaaatcagcagccttgaacttttgcttctttgagaatggatcctttggcttgggcacaagagtgtcagtgagttgcatcataacctcaggaatcacaatctccggttcttcgggctgaggaatttctggttcctcttcagtggcagtctgcatgtTCAACGTATTAGTAGCcgcaatttcttcagcactagtggctggaatttcttcatgcacagacgaggtgggatgagtttcttcagagcccagttGAACTGTTGGTgcgggggactgaggtatctgttgtagtggggtgaagtgtggagaattgggatgctgactctcccaaaagtcatcattcatcataggcgtggtgcatccaatatccacgtcttcatcttcaatttcttcaacgtcagcttcttcagctgtgaactgaggcattggcgaggaagcaacaggtgttgaagggatcgcatccacttcaatttcttcatcaatctattCTGATGAagtagcagaatgattttcttcatcagatccgcaagggatcacatattcttcaccataaggaacaaggtccttagatggcatggtggaaatcggaacaacatcaatgggattctcAAGTGAGCTAGTCATAGGCtttattttcttcggagctgaagaatctgaagcagatgatgctttccttttcttcactgcggccttttctgcagccttggtcttcctcacatctgatgcagatggtagGGTAGGAGTTGGGGTagccgcaggaggagctgaggaatctgtctgtatttcctcaggcgcaactgatgcagttgccctgacttcttcattttcttcaggcgcaccactagtggatgccctggcagtttcttcagcggctggaatggagtcatcagccctggaactagcattttcttcagcagtctgaaaatcatcagcggtgctggcatgttcttcagtttgctgagcagaggcttcaacttgaggaatttcttgttgcgatggtgctgcaacattggtgaacttctcagtcagtttaacaaacctgactttggctccttgccaatcagcataataagcattgaaatcatcgctgagggctttgatttcagactggatcgtgaggagttcatcaggtgtcattttgacaacgttgttcttcaggaacttctctttcctgaactgagccttcttgatttgtctggccttctcaaatttccatttctcttcagagatgaaatgggtcagcatgtgactttggccaggagtcaaatgaaaatcaggcataggagtgtttgggtccttgtgccagagatcaatgtagtcgaggatcgtctttggatccaaaagcagtggcactgttgtccctttggctctagcggccctttcttgcctatctctgatgatttctacaagttcatcatcatcagcttcatcttcagatggcacttggaaggcaacttgtttcttcttcggactaggccgaggaccttgtccagcagtggccttggtcttcagcagagtggggcctgatgaagaatttggtgcagctgaggaactcgctgaaacactagaggcaatggagatgcctgcagtcctttggcatgtggccagatgtacaggtgttgaggactttgctggagcaactgaggactttggaggagtagGAGCAGCGTGAggcattggccgtgagggctttgaatatTCTGGCtgagagggcattgctgaggaacttggccgtgagggcatagttgatgaagcacttggcttatgagcaggtttctttgccattgattttctaggcttgtcagaggcctttgtggcagcagcagcagcagagtcttcattaaatttcctcactgcttctttggcttgtcttgccaacttggcttggcgtttggcccattctttaggaaaatcctcaccgcgcttgaggctggtgggatcagctttttgaccaggtgccaatggagctcttgggcatggaggatttagagcgaatttcttcatatactttggagttacatatctgtactccctccattctcttgcccatctcctttcaatcctctgtatgcgcaccttgcgctgatttttgttctcttttccaaacttggcttcatcaggtgtgcaatagtcagcatagatgtcctcaggaatttcaaatgcagtcatgacctcaggcttctttcctcctttctgtggtttcttaccgtctgccatattcttcagatgaggaatttgaataatcgaattctctaaagaagtatgcaacttttcttcgaggaacgctgcaaatgagttaagttgatgagaacctagtgattcagcagcggacatgagtacctgtgaacagagtatagttgcgaggaatttgaagaggtcatatgcgttctcagaggattttcaaaatgaacaagtttgaggaatttaactagatgagtcttgaagaatttcactgagcgttctttatcttaggttccagagttgtatagattgaggatccacacaattgaggaatcttgaagataaatgatgcttagagaaacgaatcaagaacaaatgactagtgaggtgttttgtgtgtggggatttgaagaataaaacacctttgaagattttgtagagaaaatttgaatcaaagagggtagtaaaagtaacttttaattacccttgatgatgaacacgacgaactgagaagtgtagatttgaagctcgtcagttcagatcttccacgccctaacttggcggaggaagacagctacggcggcggtggagtgaagatttctgcaaccggtgcgagtacgacggtgaagaggtcgaggcagtgaagctcttcctcaccgacgatgatggagtagcggcgacgctagggtttgagaagctcgagcaagAGAGAGagtggtcgagcggagtaaaggaagtgaggaagggtgagggggtatttatagtcacagtgaaaaactgttcggccGAAGATTTAGGgcaaacgtgcccctggcccttctcattcgcttgacatgtgtcacccacatactgaaggtggagatcgtgttaaatcgtgggtgaatagataagtctatcgtgggatacGGGACGGTTTGAGCGACAAaatcgaaaatttggataagattagttttaaagttccgttcgcaatttcttcagctgacaggacacagtgaagattttgaacgagtttcaaatagaatgcacatgaagaatttgtgaatagattgggttgagtatagcatagagggggaaaggtccgatcacattcacttagcagaaattgcaacttgaagaaatagccataagtgaatgctgtagaggacataaacccatatTTAGTGAATGATGTAGCCAATGAAGAAaaccgacggaaacagtgaagattttgcaaagttgaagaatttgaaaaaactgaggaaaaactcaaattgaagattttcaacttttgtggtggcgtgacccaccgtataagaatgatgatttcagacaccgcgtacaattgtcgtagggttctgagaatcaaattcttcattaatttcttcacacttagagtgttattcttcattgattgaagaaaaacgtttcttcatgtgttgcacatctaagtcatcaattttgcataagtgttaggatgtgtgtccttttcaaagaacattcgaagactctaagatatttagctcacaccgtaacttgctaaatctcttctcatccaagggctttgtgaagatatcggctagctgttcttcagtcttcacatgctcaatagaaatgtcgcccttcaacacatgatcacgaagaaaatgatgacaaatctgaatgtgctttgtctttgagtgctgaactgggttgtgagcaatcttgatggcactctcattgtcacagtagagaggcacattcttcatgttgacgccgtagtccttgagagtttgcttcatccacagtaattgagcacaacaagaaccagcagcaatgtactcagcttcagcagtagacagtgatacacagttctgtttcttcgaggaccaacagaccaaagatcgtccaggaaatgacaagtgccagatgttgacttgcggtccacacgatcaccagcatagtcagagtcagaatatccaatcagatcaaaagtagagcccttggggtaccataatcctagtgttggcgtgtgagctagatatcgaagaatatgttgcacagccttatggtgtgattccttcggtgttgcttgaaatcgggcacacaggcaaacactaagcattatatctggcctagatgcacataagtacaataaagaaccaatcatggagcggtataccttgtgatcaaagtcaataccattttcatcagtgcatagatggccatttgtgggcataggaattttgactcctttgcaatcttgcatgccgaatttcctcagaacttccttgaggtatttctcctgagatatgaatatgccattgtgttgttgacgaatttgaagacctaaaaagaatttcaactctcccatcatagacatttgatattcttcactcatcatataggaaaattcatcactataacgttggtcagtacaaccaaagataatatcatcaacgtatatttggcacacaaacagttcaccatcataaaatttagtaaagagagtagggtcgagtgaaccgggtgtgaagccattcttcatgaagaattccttcaaagtatcataccacgcccgagggacctgcttgaggccatagagggccttgttgagtctgaagactttgtcaggattctttggatcttcaaaacctgggggttgagcaacatatacttcttcctcaagcttaccattgaggaatgcacttttcacatccatttgttgtaagataatattatgatggttagcataagcaagtaatatgcgaatagcctcaagtctagcaacgggtgcaaaagtttcatcgaaatcaattccttcaacctgtgtgtagccttgagctacaagtcgtgccttattcctcaccacaaggccattttcatcttgcttgttgcggtagatccactttatgccgatgatattatgcttgcgaggatctggatgtttgaccagttcccagacattattaagctcgaactgatgtaattcttcttgcatggcctgaatccactcaggcttcaaaaatgcttcatctaccttagtgggctctatgatagagacaaaatcatagttcccacaaaagttagataaatgtgaagcttttgagcgtgtgagtggacctggtgcttcaatgtcatcgatgatcttttcaacttgcacttcttttgcaacacgaggatgagttggttgtcgttgaggaatttgatcagcattttcttaagcattttcctcaggtacatcagctcgacgatcttcacgttctggaatgaattcttcagtagattcttcggtaggaatgacatcctcagtagccttgaacttgatagaatcctcaggtgctggttcatctatcacagaaggtaggtgctctctttgcgagccattagtttcatcgaaccgcacatctacagtttcaacaatcttgtgaagagtgatgttgaagactctgtaggtgtgtgagtcctttccgtaaccaagcataaaaccttcatgtgctttcggtgcaaatttagcattgtgatgaggatctctaatctaacatttagcaccgaagactttgaaataactcacattgggtttcttgttagtgaggagttcatagacagtcttcttgaagaatttttgaagatatactctgttgatgatgtggcacgcggtatcaattgcatcaatccaaaaacgatgagacgttttgtattcatcaagcatagtgcgagccatctcaacaagagttctgttcttgccctccacgatgccattttgctgaggagtataaggagcagataactcatgagtaataccaagttcatcaagatagtcattaagatcggaattcttgaactcagttccattgtcactcctaacGTGCTTGATCTTCATaccgaagttggttgaagccctcaaggaaaatcatttgaagacttcctgcacttcatgtttgtaagtaacaatgtgtacccatgtgtaacgagagtaatcatcaacaataacaaagccatatagagatgcatcattagtcacagcagaataatgattaggactgaagagatccatgtgaagcaattcaaatggtcgagtggtggtcatgatagtcttcgctggatgcttggccttagtcatcttcccagcttcacaggcaccacacaaatgatccttgaggaatttgacattctcaatgccaatgacatgcttcttcttcgcaagcgtgtacaaattcctcatgcctgcgtgaccaagtcgtcgatgccatagccagccttctgaagcttttgcaagtaagcacacggcaggttgtggtcctgtagagaaatcaacaatgtacaagtctcctctcctaaagccttcgaagactttggaattgtcagcttccatgatcacaacacaacgatacttgccaaagacaacaaccatatcaagatcacaaagcattgagacagacatgaggttgtatcctaaggactcgacaagcatgactttgtccatgtgtcgatccttagagatcgcaaccttacctagacccaatacctgacttttgcctttgtcagcgaagatgatatgcttcagatgtgacggagttaagggagcatccatcaatagattcttgtcaccagtcatgtgatttgtacatccactatcgaggatgcactcatttgctttgggttgatcatcctgcacatgaattagtgcagcttacaaactcatatacttcatcagtgaagaatatgacatcagtatcatcacttcaatttcatcaagtaatttgatcagataatcagtatgaggacgggtgaaatgaaagttcatttcatcatgattcgcctgcgtcctttcaggaaatgttcaggtctccagcaaattcttcagtcgttttgagcacgactggagacctgaccctgcataagagattaattctttttcttcaccacccacatctggagggtggcaaagaattcatcactctgcgagcaccatatgagaaaggtggcatggacgccagtccactttgtttcacataagaggggttagggtaagcatatgaataagcagaaaaattcTTCGAGgaattatgaacataatgatttgaagaataatacacatattcgtagcccttagctctaccctgcgaaacagagttgttagcacgatgatgttcatatgaggattttgatccttttgaggaatttgatccatgtgaggaatttggtccgtatgaggacttggctccgtatgaagaatttggtccatatgaagagtttgatctagggttcctattcttcactggtggtgtcatgaggacattcacctaaagactttcaacataacttttgggaacctagattttcttcataggggaaccgttcctgcagttagtgccagcatatctagcaaatacttcaccattctgataatagtttatagttggagtcaaatgactcatcaaaagaatgaggagattcacatgtaaagccagataagttagatggatcaactggaggtccctttgcagcaacccatgaggttttggggtactgctcaggcttccaatatgttccatcagcattgagtttcctctcaaaggcaataccctctttcctagggttcctgttgaggatctgcttcttaagcacatcacaaagagtctgatgccctttgaggcttttgtacatgcctgtcatatacaattccttcagccctgcatcgtcagtaatactagcaatgtcctcggatgaggaattagtgatagcagaggcaggtgaagaatttgtaacatttgaagcatttaaacattcaggtgaagaattagcatattcacgttcaatgcactttaagcatggagggtcAAATTCTTCCTCAGTagcgttgatttgttgagcaagtaatgaatcacgctccttctgaagatcttcataatacacttttagcttctcaagatcttgctttctttgaagaaattcataataaagcttctcgtgatcagttaagagagttttatgatgactttcaaggttgtcaaacttagactgaagtctctgaagattttcagttaagtctttagtgcggtccatttcatcacccaacatatcatcacttttgtctagcatgttttgaagtttttcaatagccttttgttgtttcacagcaatcttagcaagtttggagtagctaggcttaagattttcatcagattcatcctcacttgatttagAGGTGTTACCTTGgcagcctttgccatgaagcaataggtgggagcgtagtcgtcattgccttcatcaacgttgttggtgttgccattttcttcagagttgaagatagacttgctgacaaatgcagtagcaagagctagacttgccacacctgactcagactcctcggatgcctcctcttcctcatgatcctcagattcagcctcagaatccatttccttgccaatgaatgtccgagccttcttggagctgctcttcttgtgagatgaagacttcgaggattttgatgatgaagactttgaagatttcttcttcttcttggcatcatcagaattgtaatccttgtatttcttcttctttagttccttgtcccactgaggacaatcttgaatgtagtgaccatgcttcttgcatttgtggcatagccttctcttatagtcacttgatgaggaatcactgctccttgaagattttccaaagcaaCCACATCTTGagaatttctggaatttcttcacgagcagtgctagctcctggctcaattcttcaggatcaccaaggctactaccagaatcttcacattccggttcagacactgccttggccttcagggcacgtggtttgccatagcttgaaccatagagatctctcttttcagcaagctggaactcatgagtatttagcctctagaggatatcagcgggatctagtgacttgtaatcagcacactcttgaatcatcagtgctagagtgtcaaatgatgaatcaagtgatctcagcaatttcttcaccacctcatgatcgatGATGTTAgtggcaccgagcgcttgaagctcatttgagatatcagtgaggcgatcgaaggtttgctgaacattttcattgtcgagtcttttgaagcggttgaagagattgcgaagaacatcaacacgagagtcacgttgaattgagactccttcgtttactttggagagcctatcccagataagcttagcagtttccaaagcactcactctaccatactgccctttactcagatgaccacatatgatattcttcgcttgagaatcgagttgcttgaatctcttcacatcagcagcattcagggaaggtgtgactgagggaacaccattttccacaacgtaccagagatcattgtcaattgcttcaagatgcattcgcatcttattcttccagtaggggtagtccatgccatcgaaggtaggacacccagcaaagaccttgatcatacctgcggtcgacataactagaactccaggtggttaaaccaaaatcacacagaacaaggaagtaccttgctctaataccaattgaaagtgcgttatatcgactagagggggggtgaataggcaatttttatgaattcttcaccgaggaatttgccggtgaggaaattccttagcgaagaactacttgcagcggaataagtactcaaaagtaagcatgacagaatacacacatggtcatcatgatgaaatgaagacaaacacagagtacagaaagcgtaaacacaggatagcacaagatgaagacaaacagactaaagaaattgaactgaggaaattgagaaagtcttcagtcaaagtcttcaaacatagatatgaacaaacaatcaacacagtaatgaggaaatgaaagagttgaggaaatagaaccagtaaggttggtgaagacaatgatttggtagaccagttccaactgctatctcagttgtacatctgattggagcggctgagtatttaaactcgaggacacacaatcccggacacccagtcactgagcatgcagctcaggacaccaagtcctcatcgtattctccttgaactaaggtcacacagacctcgtccaatcactcgtggtaagtcttcaggtgacttccaaaccttcacagactttggtcactcggcgatccataattcctcttggatgctctagaccatgacgcctaaccgtatggaagaagcacagtcttcaaaggtaagaagcgtcggatccacgcaggatcaatctcttcagtgatactcaatcactttgggtttgcgggtgtttgggtttggattttcctcactcgatgattttcgctcaaagtcctcggaggatgtgttgctctcaaatgacaagtgtcagtttctctcggagcagccaaccagctagtggttgtagggggcggctatttatagcctagggagtagcccgacatgataagacataaatgcccttcaatgatatgaccgttatgtggataagatattttgggagagctggcgcgtagcacagcaatggtcggaaatttgactctcaaattcctcagggctatcatgttcctcactgtgtaggcaatccgcactggcgaattcctaactcctcagtcagagcaaattcctcagcgaccagaagaacttcgtctctgtctctgaagaaattgactgaactgtatgagatttctaatggcttcactcgaagggattggtaggtgtaggattttgagttgagcatcacatggaaatttttccttagtatttcctcgacccactttaacagtacggtgtttcctatgactcaagaatgagaaaaacaaaactatgaaaatgaaagtcttcaagcttcatattcctcgcatgtatatcaagtcttcatggacacaccaatttcttcactttcaaagtcttcatgaaagtcttcagaaataccaaaatctttagtcgaagatattcatttttaggggtcgactttctctgtaaatatcaaactcctcatagacttatagacctgtgtatactcataaacacattagacccttaacctataagtcttcaatacaccaaaatcactaaggggcactagatgcatttacaaccctcaaaaaagaaaaaagaaaaaaaaagaagtcgAACCCACGCAAATCACTCCACCACGCTTTCCCCATTccctcgccatcgccgtcgccgcacatgatcttcccgtgagtccctgatcttgatcgtacacatttgcatgcatgattaatgtacaattgaatcgggggcatcacagagTACTGTGCAGTAACCACACCGCCACCGAACCTCAGGCCAAACACTTACATCgttttccttcttttcttctttctatttttttcttttttcttcttcttggttcaaagaattttttaaaatttgtgaattatttcttcaaaataaatgaactttttctaaaaattgatgaagtttttttttttaaatttgatgaacttttttcaaattcgatgaacttattTTTCAAACTCAATGAAGTTTTCTTCAAAAGCGTTGAACTTTTTTCGATGAAGTTTAGAGCACATTTCATACCACATCCAGAAAAGAGTGCTACCGTTGAGTTGCAGGCATGAAAGTCGACCACCACAGCTACGATGTAGCCAAaatggataacatcatgaaaccatAGTACCAAACCTATGGTTCCAGTAATCCATCACCACTATCTACCACAACATCACATGGTCACAGATCAACACTCTGCAATGCTACCATTGTCCATAAATCTATCCCTAGCACATACTCATAGACCTAAGTTATATCAAGTAGGGAGGGGAGTGATAGAACTTACAGCCAACGGTGAGTAGGGAGGTGACGCGGAACTCATCGGAGAAGAGGAGGATGACGAAGTGCAGCCATCGTCTACTGTCGGCCGAAGAAGAGGTGCAGTTTACCTGCTAGTTGCAGACGAATTCGCCCGAGATGGATAGCGTGAAGGGGGGAAATGGTGGTGGGAAATCAGGATGAGGTGACGTGGGCTAAATAGCGTCCGATTCGGCAGGAGGTGTCCCAATTCCTCCCACCGTTTTTTCACGAATGCGCGCGAGCTCACGCCATCCCCCCCTCGCATCGGCTCGGCATCATGCTCCTCTACGCTGCACGCCGCGAGCCCGACTGAGAGAAAAATGGTCGACTCGGCCGTTCCCAGCGGGCCTGGCTGGGAGATGCTCTAAACTTCGTGCGATGCggccaaacaaaaaaagaaaggaaaaacaaacaagtactccctccgtccggaaatacttgttgaAAAGAtgatagaaatggatgtatctaaaactaaaatacatttagattcatccatttctcggacaagtattttcggacggagagagTATTTTTTCACGAGAAGAACAACAAAAAGATGAAGGAAATTCGTGCATATGAGCGCTCTAAAAAAAGCCCAGCCCATCATCAGATCAACACTGATTGGTGGGGTCACTTGGTCAGCGACAAGGTCGAACCAGACCACGCAAATCCTCACCCCTCTCTCTTGCTCTTGCACCGGCTGTTCCTCGCCGCCGGGCGCCGGCGCCACCGCGCCGCCACCATGCTCCGCCTCCGGAAATGCATCCTCACCCAGCTCCtcccttcctcctccgcctctcccATCTCCCACCTCAGCTGCCTCTTCTCCGCCGCCGTGCCCgctgtttcccccaaccctagcttCGCCGTGGAGGAGTACCTCGTCGCCACCTGCGGCCTCACCCGACCACAGGCCGCCAAGGCCTCCGCCAAGCTGTCCCACCTCAAATCCCCCGCCAAGCCCGACGCCGtcctcgccttcctcgccggcctcggcctCTCCGCCGCCGACGTCGCAGCTCTTGTTGCCAAGGACCCGCTGTTCCTCTGCGCCGGCGTCGAGAGAACCCTGTACCCCGTCGTCGTCCGGCTCACCGACCTCGGTCTCGCGCGTCCTGATATCGCACGCCTCGTCTCGCTAGCCGGTGAGTATTTCAGACGTAGATTTGTTGCCTCAAGGCTACCCTACTTCATGTCCCTCTTCGGATCCTACGACAACCTCCTCCGGGTACTCAAGAACAACCCCAATCTCCTGGGAAGCGACCTCGACAGGGTTGTCAAACCCAACATCGTGTTACTGCAGGAGTGCGGGCTAGGTGTTTGCGATATTGCCAAGCTGTGCATCCGTGTGCCATGGATGCTCAGCATCAACCCGGAGCGCGTCCAGGCGATAGTGGCGTCTGCTGAACGACTTGGTGTGCCCCGTGGATCAAGGATGTTCAGGCATGCCTTGCATGGTGTTGCATTTTTTGACGACGAGAAGATCACCGCCAAAGTGGAACTCTTGAAGAAGACGTTCAGGTGGTCAGATGCCGAGGTGGGTATTGCTGTTTCTAAGGCTCC is a window of Triticum dicoccoides isolate Atlit2015 ecotype Zavitan chromosome 2B, WEW_v2.0, whole genome shotgun sequence DNA encoding:
- the LOC119362396 gene encoding transcription termination factor MTERF15, mitochondrial-like; the protein is MLRLRKCILTQLLPSSSASPISHLSCLFSAAVPAVSPNPSFAVEEYLVATCGLTRPQAAKASAKLSHLKSPAKPDAVLAFLAGLGLSAADVAALVAKDPLFLCAGVERTLYPVVVRLTDLGLARPDIARLVSLAGEYFRRRFVASRLPYFMSLFGSYDNLLRVLKNNPNLLGSDLDRVVKPNIVLLQECGLGVCDIAKLCIRVPWMLSINPERVQAIVASAERLGVPRGSRMFRHALHGVAFFDDEKITAKVELLKKTFRWSDAEVGIAVSKAPIVLKKSKESLHRRSEFLISEVGLEPGYIAYRPAMLSYSLEGRMRPRYYVVKFLKENGLLKRDLSYFTVFKESEKAFKEMFIHPHKEAAPHLGKDYDAACKGEVPTNFRFM